Proteins encoded together in one Xenopus laevis strain J_2021 chromosome 6L, Xenopus_laevis_v10.1, whole genome shotgun sequence window:
- the XB22062350.L gene encoding arylamine N-acetyltransferase, pineal gland isozyme NAT-3, giving the protein MMDLKRYLHRVGLSTQKPPSLAALRELHHHHLLSVPFGSLSIHSGEKIILDQALIYDKIVERRRDGFCYENNGLFLWVLQESGYQPVVLSARVWNSITKVYGPPYDHMILAVELEGRRWLCDVGFGEGIAFPIPLEAGWEGEHESGVFRLQKTEEEEWYLERKEDGDWKILYKFTLEEQRFEDFREMCNYQQMSPSSIFFCKSFCSILLPRGRMTYMGHRLISTEYTAGGGTVKTTGDLMEDEIPHVLRDKFGIVLNGKFVPKDEPIVPPKCD; this is encoded by the coding sequence ATGATGGATCTAAAGAGGTATCTGCACAGGGTTGGTCTCAGTACCCAAAAGCCACCTTCCCTGGCTGCACTGCGTGAGTTACACCACCATCACCTCCTCTCGGTGCCTTTCGGAAGTCTCAGCATTCACAGTGGAGAGAAGATCATTCTGGACCAAGCTCTTATCTATGATAAAATTGTAGAGAGGAGGAGGGATGGGTTCTGCTATGAGAACAATGGGCTCTTTCTGTGGGTGCTCCAAGAGTCGGGGTACCAACCTGTGGTTCTCTCGGCCAGGGTGTGGAACAGTATAACCAAAGTGTATGGGCCTCCCTATGACCACATGATCCTGGCAGTGGAGCTTGAGGGACGGCGGTGGCTCTGTGACGTAGGCTTTGGAGAAGGTATTGCATTCCCAATCCCCCTGGAGGCAGGATGGGAAGGGGAGCACGAGAGTGGGGTGTTCCGGCTGCAGAAGACAGAGGAGGAGGAGTGGTACTTGGAGAGGAAGGAAGATGGAGATTGGAAAATCCTTTACAAGTTCACTCTGGAAGAGCAGAGGTTTGAGGACTTTAGAGAGATGTGTAACTATCAACAGATGTCCCCAAGCTCCATCTTCTTCTGCAAGTCCTTCTGCTCCATTTTGCTCCCCCGAGGCAGAATGACCTACATGGGGCACAGGCTGATCAGCACCGAATACACGGCAGGAGGAGGCACCGTGAAGACCACAGGTGACCTGATGGAGGACGAGATCCCACATGTGCTCAGAGACAAGTTTGGGATTGTCCTCAATGGAAAATTTGTGCCTAAGGATGAGCCCATTGTGCCACCAAAGTGCGACTAA